A genomic window from Chaetodon auriga isolate fChaAug3 chromosome 13, fChaAug3.hap1, whole genome shotgun sequence includes:
- the rbm44 gene encoding LOW QUALITY PROTEIN: RNA-binding protein 44 (The sequence of the model RefSeq protein was modified relative to this genomic sequence to represent the inferred CDS: inserted 1 base in 1 codon; substituted 1 base at 1 genomic stop codon) has product MELERCRQWGKPEVTYAEVHPFESTIEKVSSSVDTVDDETRLSFGDQGDNFHSIMRDDKSILVCVASKDVKVHNIGVHSGPASTNSEALAASSASLKSDESATKKNTAEEYTFPVPCITTCDVMTGTELALCMSAFTQTEDPKTSDKNVITEVHMADLDYIAEELSKLKVAEEELREQKEKVNSLGCKLREECDCIQRARQAELCLLALQYRVCRQHCWRLXYASAXGGQLSPLPRNLPANILSVLQKLESDYNQIRDKILSGVPLEQLEPLSVDSEKTTSGAIYTPAQIIGDVLGNVPFWSSQEEHNASGELNGRQSRNGCQQSQRKEQIKNSKTGRDVPFVPQDRDTIYNANKQEEKQTPAFKELNTSEVWYDAEEDLVSAGPAVAVETVQDVTVIAYDKTNEVASEDAKSSLLCVSNLPCDVTERDVRLWFEKYHASEVSISALKNNLRVAIVMTSGRQSAEAAVRELNGCSRQGHTLHVQHINRTISGSHSQASASSSGCESSQNATKPQTSKTESSSAERRLISPSPLCSSIKTRTVVSISPTAKGTYVPQHFGTMGSFDALMAELTQHHPDVGRQRIVDALMELKARHQGILHSLPLSTIREMTSELLSRPFTFEQLLDREEP; this is encoded by the exons ATGGAGCTGGAAAGATGCAGACAGTGGGGAAAGCCTGAAGTCACATATGCTGAAGTCCATCCATTTGA GTCAACAATTGAGAAAGTGTCTTCTTCTGTAGACACCGTAGATGATGAGACAAGGTTAAGCTTTGGAGATCAGGGTGACAACTTCCATAGCATCATGAGGGATGATAAGAGCATACTTGTCTGTGTGGCCAGCAAAGATGTGAAGGTACATAACATTGGGGTTCACTCAGGTCCTGCCAGCACTAATAGTGAAGCACTGGCAGCCAGCAGTGCGAGCTTGAAGTCTGATGAGTCTGCCACCAAGAAGAACACTGCAGAAGAGTACACCTTCCCAGTACCCTGCATTACGACATGTGATGTCATGACTGGCACTGAGCTGGCACTGTGTATGTCAGCCTTCACCCAGACTGAAGATCCAAAAACATCTGACAAAAATGTCATTACTGAAGTCCACATGGCAGATCTGGACTATATTGCTGAG gAATTGAGCAAACTCAAGGTGgctgaagaggagctgagagagCAAAAAGAGAAGGTGAACAG TTTGGGTTGTAAATTGAGAGAGGAATGTGATTGTATCCAGCGTGCTCGGCAGGCAGAGCTGTGCCTCCTGGCCCTGCAGTACAGGGTGTGCAGACAGCACTGCTGGAGAC TATATGCCTCTGCTTAGGGAGGCCAGCTCAGCCCACT GCCAAGGAACCTTCCTGCAAACATTTTAAGTGTTCTGCAAAAACTGGAATCTGATTATAATCAGATCAGAGATAAGATCCTGTCAGGGGTTCCTCTGGAGCAATTGGAGCCTCTGTCTGTTGACTCTGAGAAGACAACCTCAGGAGCAATTTATACCCCTGCACAG ATCATTGGTGATGTGCTGGGAAATGTTCCATTTTG GAGCTCTCAGGAGGAACATAATGCGTCAGGCGAATTAAATGGAAGGCAAAGCAGAAATGGCTGCCAG cagagtcagagaaaagagcagatcAAGAACAGCAAAACAGGCAGAGATGTCCCTTTTGTCCCCCAGGACAGAGATACCATCTATAATGCAAACaagcaagaagaaaaacagacac CTGCGTTCAAAGAGCTCAACACAAGTGAGGTGTGGTACGATGCTGAAGAGGACCTGGTGTCTGCAGGACCTGCAGTAGCTGTTGAGACGGTGCAGGATGTAACAGTGATCGCATATGATAAGACCAATG AAGTGGCCAGTGAGGATGCCAAGAGCTCACTACTCTGTGTTTCCAACCTACCCTGTGATGTGACAgag AGAGATGTGAGACTGTGGTTTGAGAAATACCATGCATCTGAAGTCAGCATCTCTGCTTTAAAGAATAATTTGAG AGTTGCTATAGTGATGACAAGTGGACGCCAGTCTGCTGAGGCTGCAGTGAGAGAGCTTaatggctgcagcaggcaaGGCCATACTTTACATGTGCAACACATCAACAGAACCATCAGTGGTAGCCACAGTCAGGCCTCAGCCTCCAGCAGTGGGTGTGAGTCTTCACAGAATGCCACCAAACCACAAACCTCCAAGACTGAGTCTAGCAGCGCTGAAAGAAGG CTGATAAGTCCGTCACCGCTCTGCTCCAGCATCAAGACCAGGACGGTCGTCTCCATCTCCCCCACAGCAAAGGGAACTTATGTGCCCCAACACTTTGGCACCATGGGCAGCTTTGATGCATTGATGGCAGAGCTGACACAGCACCACCCAGATGTTGGAAGGCAGAGGATTGTGGATGCTCTGATGGAGCTGAAGGCCAGACACCAGGGCATCCTCCACAGCCTGCCCCTCAGCACCATCAGGGAGATGACTTCTGAGCTGCTGAGCAGGCCT TTCACCTTCGAACAGCTTTTGGACCGAGAAGAGCCGTGA